Proteins encoded together in one Pontiella desulfatans window:
- a CDS encoding DoxX family protein, with protein MKRENWNRLAITVLRVAVGWHFLYEGLSKRAAEDWTAAGFLNHATGPFAGFYHGLASSEALMGVVDFANVYGLIAIGLALFLGCFIRAASASGVVLLTLYYFAYPPFGATLMGGMEGNVFIVNRIFLEAMVLLALFFMQEKGYGLHAVEFSKKPAKAGQGGSSRRESLANLFTLPVLGLMGLGGHRNHKEHGVDVMSGATITVGAVDIGELKGELPKGKLGNHEISRLVLGGNLIGGWTHARDLRYVSKLSRAYNTERKVFETLQLAEQAGINAINIGFPSNKVLKKYKEVTGGKIKVISQVAPHEGDYLRRIDEAIDFGAEIIQVQGNWCDWLVRDGELDKIELMLNHIRKQGLVAGLGAHTTDSLVACKNAGIVPDYYMKTMHHDNYWSAHPRENRKPFEVDGKRSLDHDQFHDNCFCPFPDKTIEFVADAKVPVMGFKVLAAGAIRPEDGFKWAFKNGADFICVGMFDFQLVNDVNITIKTLEKLNGRERAWFA; from the coding sequence ATGAAGCGTGAAAACTGGAATCGATTGGCGATCACCGTGCTGCGGGTGGCGGTCGGGTGGCATTTCCTCTATGAAGGCCTGAGCAAACGGGCTGCCGAGGATTGGACGGCGGCGGGATTCCTGAACCATGCCACGGGGCCGTTTGCGGGGTTCTACCATGGGCTGGCTTCGTCCGAGGCGTTGATGGGCGTTGTGGATTTTGCAAACGTCTACGGCCTGATTGCCATCGGGCTGGCGCTGTTCCTGGGCTGTTTCATTCGCGCCGCATCGGCCTCCGGGGTTGTTTTGCTGACGCTCTACTATTTTGCCTATCCGCCATTCGGGGCCACGTTGATGGGAGGGATGGAAGGCAATGTGTTTATCGTTAACCGCATCTTTCTCGAAGCCATGGTGCTGCTGGCTTTGTTCTTCATGCAGGAGAAGGGATATGGGCTGCATGCGGTCGAGTTTTCCAAGAAACCCGCCAAGGCCGGGCAGGGCGGTTCGTCCCGCCGGGAATCGCTGGCCAACCTGTTCACGCTTCCGGTGCTGGGGCTTATGGGGTTGGGCGGACACCGGAACCACAAGGAACACGGCGTGGATGTCATGTCCGGTGCAACCATCACCGTTGGCGCGGTTGACATCGGCGAACTGAAGGGCGAGCTGCCGAAAGGCAAACTGGGCAATCACGAAATCAGCCGTCTGGTGCTGGGCGGCAACCTGATCGGCGGTTGGACGCACGCGCGCGACCTGCGCTATGTCTCGAAGCTTTCCCGGGCCTACAACACCGAACGCAAGGTTTTCGAAACCCTGCAATTGGCGGAGCAGGCCGGGATCAACGCCATCAACATTGGATTCCCTTCGAACAAGGTGCTGAAGAAATACAAGGAGGTTACCGGCGGGAAGATCAAGGTGATCTCGCAGGTGGCGCCGCACGAAGGCGACTACCTGAGGCGGATCGATGAGGCGATCGATTTCGGTGCCGAGATCATCCAGGTGCAGGGGAATTGGTGCGACTGGCTGGTGCGCGATGGCGAGCTCGATAAAATTGAACTGATGCTCAACCACATTCGCAAGCAGGGCCTCGTTGCGGGGCTGGGCGCACACACGACCGATTCGCTGGTTGCCTGCAAGAACGCCGGCATTGTTCCCGACTACTACATGAAGACGATGCACCACGACAACTATTGGTCGGCCCATCCACGCGAAAACCGCAAGCCGTTCGAGGTGGACGGCAAGCGCAGTCTCGACCACGACCAGTTCCACGACAATTGCTTTTGCCCGTTCCCCGACAAAACCATCGAGTTTGTCGCCGATGCCAAGGTGCCGGTGATGGGCTTCAAGGTCTTGGCCGCCGGTGCCATTCGACCGGAGGATGGTTTCAAGTGGGCATTCAAGAACGGCGCCGATTTCATCTGTGTCGGCATGTTCGATTTCCAACTCGTGAACGATGTCAACATTACCATCAAAACCCTGGAAAAGCTCAACGGCCGCGAGCGCGCCTGGTTTGCCTAA
- a CDS encoding AraC family transcriptional regulator produces MSNAVKITQRAGAYEHPFSGRGIEFNPLGTGTDQAGISLHEAGYDPCNSDWNFPSVLSPFWRVYYNSEPSHCIVFGDEFHQLGPDHIVLIPDHRFFHCLGQHPTPSFWIHFSYNRNPAPGQPIPILLPPEKTEVDLIRSISQLAAGDQPPNRNRIYHLALALLNLLISRPEIAWRPSLPEPLTHLIRFIENNAHLKVPNQRLAQEIGVSVEGVYRLFRKHLGTSPANYINQIRIRKASHLLLGTQTSIDGIAEATGFPNRAYFSRVFKLVTNTTPAAFRDRPNG; encoded by the coding sequence ATGTCTAATGCTGTCAAAATCACGCAACGCGCCGGGGCCTATGAACATCCGTTCTCAGGGCGAGGCATTGAATTCAACCCCCTTGGAACCGGAACCGACCAAGCCGGGATTTCCCTCCACGAGGCCGGATACGACCCCTGCAACAGCGACTGGAACTTTCCCAGCGTGCTCAGCCCGTTCTGGCGCGTCTACTATAACTCCGAACCCTCCCACTGCATTGTATTCGGCGACGAATTCCACCAACTGGGCCCCGACCATATCGTCCTGATTCCCGACCATCGGTTCTTCCACTGCCTCGGCCAGCACCCCACCCCGTCCTTCTGGATCCATTTTTCCTACAACCGCAATCCGGCCCCGGGCCAACCCATCCCCATCCTGCTCCCGCCCGAAAAAACCGAGGTGGATCTAATCCGGTCAATCTCACAACTGGCCGCGGGCGACCAGCCACCGAACCGCAACCGGATCTACCACCTCGCCCTGGCCCTGCTGAACCTGCTCATTTCCCGGCCGGAAATCGCGTGGCGCCCCTCGTTGCCCGAACCACTCACCCACCTCATCCGGTTCATTGAAAACAACGCCCACTTGAAAGTCCCCAACCAGCGCCTCGCCCAAGAGATCGGGGTCAGCGTGGAAGGGGTCTACCGGCTGTTCCGCAAGCACCTCGGAACCAGCCCGGCGAACTACATCAACCAGATCCGCATCCGCAAGGCCAGCCACCTGCTGCTCGGCACCCAAACCAGTATCGACGGGATCGCCGAAGCCACGGGCTTCCCGAACCGCGCCTACTTCAGCCGTGTCTTCAAGCTGGTCACCAACACCACCCCCGCCGCCTTCCGAGACCGTCCAAACGGGTAA
- the ltrA gene encoding group II intron reverse transcriptase/maturase, which yields MKPYGGEVAPCAADQATPHDELLERVLDLENMRKAWKRVKANKGAAGVDGLSIDAAFGFIRQHWEGIRSSLASGRYKPAAVRRVEIPKPDGSKRPLGIPTVLDRVIQQAIAQVLTPLFDPHFSESSYGFRPGRSAHDAVRQVKKLFRSYYPIAVDADLSKFFDTVNHDPLMRCVAKRVKDERVLKLIRKYLKAEIIADGLSIHPGRGVPQGGPLSPLLANILLDELDKELERRGLKFVRYADDFIIMVKTKQAGERVFSSIRKFLERELLLEVNETKSKVARLDECTFLGFQIIRGKIRWSQKSEKEFKRRIKELTGRSWGVSMQYRLRKLREYMRGWMGYFGISEYYKPIPPLDQWIRRRLRLCYWKMWKRPKMRRRQLRKLGIDERQINMVVSSRKGYWKLSRTLATNMGLGNAWLKEQGLVSLKEQWSRMHYPDSVRR from the coding sequence ATGAAGCCGTATGGCGGAGAAGTTGCACCCTGCGCGGCGGACCAAGCGACCCCGCATGATGAACTATTGGAACGGGTGCTCGACTTGGAGAACATGCGCAAGGCATGGAAGCGGGTTAAGGCAAACAAGGGCGCGGCGGGCGTGGACGGGTTGTCCATCGATGCCGCGTTCGGGTTTATCCGCCAGCACTGGGAGGGTATCCGTTCATCGTTGGCCAGCGGCAGGTACAAGCCTGCGGCGGTGCGCCGCGTCGAGATACCGAAACCGGACGGGAGTAAACGTCCGCTAGGGATTCCGACCGTGCTGGATCGTGTGATCCAGCAGGCCATCGCACAGGTTTTAACGCCGCTGTTCGATCCGCACTTTTCGGAATCGAGTTATGGCTTTAGACCCGGACGCTCCGCGCACGACGCGGTGCGGCAGGTAAAGAAGCTGTTCCGCTCATATTATCCGATCGCGGTCGATGCCGACCTCTCTAAGTTCTTCGACACCGTGAACCACGACCCGCTGATGCGGTGTGTGGCGAAGCGGGTGAAGGACGAACGAGTGCTGAAACTGATCAGGAAATATCTAAAGGCGGAGATAATCGCGGATGGGCTGTCCATACACCCGGGCAGAGGAGTCCCGCAGGGCGGCCCGCTCTCGCCGTTGCTCGCCAATATCCTGCTCGATGAGCTGGATAAGGAACTCGAAAGAAGGGGACTCAAGTTCGTGCGCTATGCCGACGACTTCATCATCATGGTGAAGACCAAGCAGGCGGGCGAACGGGTGTTTTCCAGTATTCGGAAATTTCTGGAGCGCGAACTTTTGCTGGAGGTCAATGAGACCAAGAGCAAGGTCGCACGCCTCGACGAATGCACCTTCCTCGGGTTTCAAATCATACGCGGAAAGATCCGCTGGAGCCAAAAGTCCGAAAAGGAATTCAAACGGCGCATCAAGGAACTCACCGGTAGAAGCTGGGGCGTCTCCATGCAATACCGTTTGAGGAAGCTGCGCGAATACATGCGCGGCTGGATGGGCTACTTTGGCATCAGCGAATACTACAAACCCATTCCACCGCTCGACCAATGGATACGCCGGAGATTACGGCTGTGCTATTGGAAGATGTGGAAACGCCCGAAAATGCGTCGGCGACAACTGCGCAAGCTCGGCATTGACGAGCGGCAGATCAACATGGTGGTCAGTAGCCGCAAAGGCTATTGGAAACTATCGCGCACGCTGGCAACGAACATGGGCTTGGGCAACGCGTGGCTCAAGGAGCAAGGACTGGTCAGTCTGAAGGAACAATGGTCTCGGATGCACTACCCGGACTCGGTTCGCCGCTAG
- a CDS encoding HEAT repeat domain-containing protein, protein MRFVKPVIITLALIQSISSYADNFTNATHAMEVYLTRGTDFNTVLKASRFMKENPEEVIDPLLEIVKTKGYKWQSCGSILAQTKNEKVLFAYIELLSDNLYEKEEDGSRKQSPPRGVSYGRQIAEYLGKMEDKRALPVLKKAVEQGDSSVSRSALEALYYLNDVSMDDLFEMASKEKYRSTPHVILSIAFNDCRRNPTYFLTVLDRYIESFPDWRMGVGIAHMYKMESYRKLERYKDALKEADIALSIDEMFLHFDHINKRKKRILDEMKKGSKSGKRE, encoded by the coding sequence ATGCGATTTGTTAAGCCCGTCATAATCACGTTAGCACTAATCCAGAGCATCTCTTCATATGCTGATAATTTTACGAATGCTACACATGCGATGGAGGTTTATCTAACACGTGGAACCGACTTCAATACCGTCCTGAAGGCAAGTAGGTTTATGAAGGAGAACCCTGAAGAAGTAATTGATCCTTTATTGGAAATTGTAAAAACCAAAGGCTACAAGTGGCAGAGTTGTGGCAGTATTTTGGCACAAACAAAAAATGAAAAAGTCCTTTTTGCCTATATAGAACTGCTTTCCGACAACTTGTATGAAAAAGAAGAAGACGGGTCGCGTAAACAATCCCCGCCACGCGGAGTCTCCTACGGCCGTCAAATAGCCGAATATTTGGGAAAAATGGAGGACAAGAGAGCTCTTCCTGTCCTAAAAAAAGCGGTTGAACAAGGTGATTCCTCAGTCAGCCGTTCCGCTCTTGAAGCTCTATATTATCTTAATGACGTTTCGATGGATGACCTTTTCGAGATGGCAAGCAAAGAGAAGTACAGATCCACACCTCATGTCATATTAAGTATCGCATTCAATGACTGTCGGAGAAACCCAACGTATTTCCTCACAGTCCTTGATCGATACATCGAATCTTTTCCTGATTGGCGGATGGGTGTTGGCATAGCGCATATGTATAAGATGGAAAGCTACAGGAAGCTTGAACGATATAAAGATGCCCTGAAGGAGGCAGACATTGCACTTTCGATTGATGAAATGTTTTTACATTTTGATCACATCAACAAACGGAAAAAACGGATTCTTGACGAAATGAAAAAAGGATCGAAATCGGGTAAGAGGGAGTGA
- a CDS encoding DUF1835 domain-containing protein, with protein MGNTLHITSGDCAGERLAEAGLPGEVLVWRDILYDGPRHPGWPDEDSLDARAAFLSETTAGGLGKEPILETLHSQYRKLAKAATYEGIVLWFDACLFDQSMLAHILTCLRLKAIGSVELLCVDAFPGIEPFNGLGQLQPGQLATLYDSRCPVSDETFRFAEVVDKAFATQDSILFRELSEMAEAPLAWVPAAVARWMQEKPNPGNGLGRLEALALAAIGEGNETPGSIFASVASADAPPQYWGDTTLWTKINGLADRTPPLVQIQGPADRLPQWESELSLADFRIAALPNRDQPIRQTRRARGR; from the coding sequence ATGGGAAACACACTTCACATCACAAGTGGCGACTGCGCGGGCGAAAGGCTGGCGGAGGCCGGACTTCCCGGGGAGGTGTTGGTTTGGCGCGACATCCTGTATGACGGCCCCCGGCATCCCGGCTGGCCCGATGAGGATAGCCTCGATGCCCGCGCGGCCTTCCTTTCAGAAACAACCGCAGGTGGATTGGGCAAGGAACCCATTCTCGAGACGCTGCACAGCCAGTACCGCAAACTGGCGAAAGCGGCAACGTATGAAGGTATCGTCTTGTGGTTCGATGCATGTCTCTTCGACCAGTCCATGCTCGCGCATATCCTGACGTGTCTACGCCTAAAAGCGATTGGCAGCGTGGAACTCCTCTGTGTCGATGCATTCCCGGGGATTGAACCGTTCAACGGGCTCGGGCAACTGCAACCCGGTCAGCTTGCAACCCTTTATGACAGCCGGTGTCCGGTCTCGGATGAAACGTTCCGGTTTGCCGAGGTGGTCGACAAGGCCTTTGCAACCCAGGATTCCATCTTGTTTCGAGAACTGTCGGAAATGGCCGAAGCGCCCTTGGCCTGGGTTCCCGCCGCCGTAGCACGGTGGATGCAGGAAAAGCCCAACCCCGGGAACGGATTGGGCCGGCTTGAGGCTCTTGCCCTCGCCGCCATTGGGGAAGGAAACGAAACACCGGGCTCCATCTTTGCCTCCGTTGCGTCCGCCGACGCGCCACCCCAATACTGGGGCGACACAACACTATGGACCAAGATCAACGGACTTGCGGATCGCACACCTCCACTCGTGCAAATCCAAGGCCCGGCAGATCGGTTGCCCCAATGGGAAAGTGAACTATCGCTCGCGGACTTCAGAATCGCCGCATTGCCGAACCGCGATCAACCCATTAGGCAAACCAGGCGCGCTCGCGGCCGTTGA
- a CDS encoding IS4 family transposase — MKKQHKHKPAGHRYTTLKQLCNLIPGHMVSSLAQKHGVDIQSRTYTPWSHVVSLLYAHFSHALGLNDVCDALQMNAAALSTIRGAVPPSRNNLSHANKIRNADMAEELYWCMMKHLMDTVPGFAKGKVRRGYLRRFSKTIHALDSTTIQLVANCMDWAKHRRRKAAAKCHLRLDLQSFLPRCAIIETAKHHDSTMTQSLCAKLKPGEIAAYDKDYNKFKNLFELTVRGVWWVGRAKDNMQYKVVRTLETTGHKRILRDEVIEMVVEASKKAYPCELRRVVALVEINGKDVEIAFITNHLEWSAWTVAELYRCRWDIEVFFKEIKQTLQLSDFLGYSANAVRWQIWMGLLVHLLMRCLAFMHGWEHSFKRQFTVVRAVLWRRWNLPALLDSYGTAKPPGRIRGAPEQAYLPGFV, encoded by the coding sequence ATGAAAAAACAACATAAACACAAGCCAGCCGGACATAGGTATACAACCTTGAAACAATTGTGCAATCTGATTCCCGGACACATGGTGTCGAGCCTTGCGCAGAAGCATGGCGTGGACATTCAAAGCCGGACGTACACGCCGTGGAGCCATGTGGTTTCTTTGCTGTACGCCCACTTCTCCCATGCACTCGGACTCAACGATGTGTGCGACGCGCTCCAGATGAACGCGGCGGCGCTCTCTACCATCCGCGGCGCGGTTCCTCCGTCGCGTAACAACCTGAGCCACGCGAACAAGATCCGCAACGCGGACATGGCCGAAGAGCTCTACTGGTGCATGATGAAGCATCTGATGGATACAGTCCCGGGCTTCGCGAAGGGCAAGGTTCGGCGCGGATACCTCCGGCGCTTCAGCAAGACGATCCATGCGCTGGACTCGACCACGATCCAGCTCGTCGCCAACTGCATGGACTGGGCGAAGCATCGCCGCCGCAAGGCTGCGGCCAAGTGCCACCTGCGCCTCGACCTGCAAAGCTTCCTGCCCCGGTGCGCCATCATCGAAACGGCGAAGCACCATGACAGCACGATGACCCAAAGCCTGTGCGCCAAGCTCAAACCCGGTGAAATCGCCGCGTACGACAAGGACTACAACAAGTTCAAGAATCTTTTCGAGCTGACGGTGCGCGGTGTCTGGTGGGTTGGCCGGGCGAAGGACAACATGCAGTACAAGGTGGTGCGCACCCTCGAAACCACCGGGCACAAGCGCATCCTGCGCGACGAGGTCATCGAGATGGTGGTCGAAGCATCGAAGAAAGCCTATCCGTGCGAGTTGCGCCGGGTCGTGGCGCTGGTCGAGATTAACGGCAAGGATGTCGAAATCGCCTTCATCACCAATCACCTGGAGTGGAGCGCGTGGACGGTCGCCGAACTCTACCGTTGCCGCTGGGACATCGAGGTGTTCTTCAAGGAGATCAAGCAGACGCTCCAACTCTCCGACTTCCTGGGCTACAGCGCCAACGCCGTGCGCTGGCAGATCTGGATGGGGCTGCTGGTCCACCTGCTGATGCGCTGCCTCGCGTTCATGCACGGATGGGAGCACAGCTTCAAGCGGCAGTTCACTGTTGTGCGCGCGGTGCTTTGGCGCCGGTGGAACCTGCCCGCCTTGCTGGATTCCTATGGGACAGCCAAACCGCCCGGCCGCATACGGGGTGCGCCGGAACAGGCGTATCTGCCGGGGTTTGTCTAA
- a CDS encoding IS110 family RNA-guided transposase translates to MNMEKVYCGVDVSKKHLDAFNGKTARRFDNTCEGATALMNWAGNAHYVFESTGGYERMAAWMVMAADGTASIVNPSRVRHFALGMGQIAKTDPIDARMICDFASHTEPKPSKKPSSAQRRLTALVDRRVHLSDMHTAEKNRLGTADEPEMIRLIKQHLKWLEKQLEKIEAKITDTLAEDATMTKKAKCIQSIKGLGIVNAVTLLAHLPEIGTLSRREIASLAGLAPFNRDSGGKSGRRHVCGGRRRLRSCLYMAAMNARTYNPVLREFYQRLVNENHRPKMVALTAVMRKLLIAANSAVKNAEI, encoded by the coding sequence ATGAACATGGAAAAAGTATACTGCGGCGTCGATGTTTCCAAGAAGCATCTGGACGCCTTCAATGGAAAAACAGCGCGGCGCTTCGACAACACCTGCGAGGGTGCCACGGCGCTTATGAACTGGGCGGGCAACGCCCACTATGTCTTCGAGTCCACGGGAGGCTACGAACGCATGGCCGCCTGGATGGTGATGGCCGCCGACGGCACCGCGAGCATCGTGAACCCGTCGCGTGTCCGGCACTTCGCGCTGGGCATGGGGCAGATCGCCAAGACCGACCCGATCGACGCGCGGATGATTTGCGACTTTGCGTCGCACACCGAGCCCAAGCCGTCCAAGAAGCCTTCCTCTGCGCAGCGTAGGCTCACCGCTCTCGTTGACCGAAGGGTGCACCTGAGCGACATGCATACGGCCGAGAAGAACCGCTTGGGAACCGCCGACGAGCCGGAGATGATCAGACTGATCAAACAGCACCTCAAATGGCTTGAAAAGCAGCTCGAGAAAATCGAAGCGAAAATCACTGACACCCTTGCCGAAGACGCAACCATGACGAAGAAGGCCAAGTGCATCCAGTCCATCAAAGGTCTGGGCATCGTCAATGCGGTGACACTGCTCGCCCATCTCCCCGAGATCGGCACGCTTTCGCGCAGGGAGATCGCGTCGCTGGCGGGACTCGCTCCCTTCAACCGGGACAGCGGGGGCAAGTCCGGCAGACGGCATGTCTGCGGAGGAAGGCGCAGGCTGCGCTCCTGTCTGTACATGGCTGCCATGAACGCCAGGACATACAACCCCGTTCTGCGCGAGTTCTACCAGCGTCTGGTAAATGAAAACCACCGCCCCAAAATGGTCGCGCTTACGGCGGTCATGAGAAAGTTGCTCATCGCCGCCAACTCCGCCGTTAAAAATGCTGAAATTTAG